A region from the Dinoroseobacter shibae DFL 12 = DSM 16493 genome encodes:
- the mraY gene encoding phospho-N-acetylmuramoyl-pentapeptide-transferase: MLYWLTSISDGGDAFNLFRYITFRAGGAFFTALIFGFIFGRPLINLLRKRQRFGQPIREDGPESHLETKQGTPTMGGLLILSALTLATLLWARWDNGYVWLVLFVTVSFGLIGFMDDFQKVTKNSHAGVSGRVRLAMGFGIAGIAGAGALLLHPEPLAGQLALPVFKDTLINLSILFIPFCMIVIAGSANAVNLTDGLDGLAIMPVMIAAGTLGVIAYAVGRVDFTSYLDVHYVPGTGEIFVFTSALIGGGLGFLWYNAPPAAVFMGDTGSLALGGALGAIAVATKHEIVLVVVGGIFVVEALSVIIQVAYFKKTGKRVFLMAPIHHHFEKKGWQESQIVIRFWIISLILALIGLATLKVR; encoded by the coding sequence ATGTTGTATTGGCTGACCTCGATTTCCGATGGCGGGGACGCCTTCAACCTGTTCAGGTATATCACCTTTCGCGCCGGTGGGGCGTTCTTCACGGCGCTGATCTTCGGCTTCATCTTCGGCCGTCCGCTCATCAACTTGTTGCGCAAACGGCAACGATTCGGCCAGCCGATCCGCGAGGACGGTCCCGAAAGCCACCTGGAGACCAAGCAGGGCACGCCGACCATGGGGGGCCTGTTGATCCTGTCGGCGCTGACGCTGGCGACGCTGCTCTGGGCGCGGTGGGACAACGGCTATGTCTGGCTGGTGCTGTTCGTCACGGTCAGTTTCGGGCTGATCGGATTCATGGACGACTTTCAGAAGGTCACCAAGAACTCCCACGCGGGCGTGTCGGGGCGGGTGCGGCTGGCCATGGGGTTCGGTATCGCGGGGATCGCGGGGGCGGGGGCGCTGCTGCTGCATCCGGAGCCCTTGGCGGGGCAACTGGCCCTACCGGTGTTCAAGGACACGCTGATCAACCTGTCGATCCTGTTCATCCCGTTCTGCATGATCGTGATCGCGGGTTCCGCCAATGCGGTGAACCTCACGGATGGTCTGGACGGGCTGGCGATCATGCCGGTGATGATCGCCGCCGGAACGCTCGGGGTCATTGCCTACGCGGTGGGGCGGGTCGACTTCACCTCTTATCTCGATGTGCATTACGTGCCGGGCACGGGCGAGATCTTCGTCTTCACCTCGGCGCTGATCGGGGGTGGGCTGGGCTTTCTGTGGTATAACGCGCCGCCCGCGGCCGTGTTCATGGGCGACACCGGGAGCCTTGCGCTGGGTGGCGCCCTTGGGGCCATCGCCGTGGCCACCAAGCACGAGATCGTGCTCGTGGTGGTGGGCGGCATCTTCGTGGTCGAGGCGCTGTCGGTGATCATCCAGGTCGCCTATTTCAAGAAGACCGGCAAGCGCGTTTTCCTGATGGCCCCGATCCACCACCATTTCGAGAAGAAGGGCTGGCAGGAGAGCCAGATCGTGATCCGGTTCTGGATCATCTCACTGATCCTGGCGCTGATCGGGCTGGCGACGCTGAAGGTGCGCTAG
- a CDS encoding UDP-N-acetylmuramoyl-tripeptide--D-alanyl-D-alanine ligase yields the protein MSALWTAAEAAAATGGQARGDWAVTGVSIDTRELAPGDLFVALTAARDGHDFVAQALAAGAGAALVSRIPEGVAEDAPLLLVPDVQTALEALGRAGRARTEARVIAITGSVGKTSAKEMMRAALASQGRAHAAERSFNNHWGVPLTLARMPAGTEVAVIEIGMNHPGEIAPLARMARPHAALITTIAAAHLEALGSLEAIAVEKASIFEGLEPDGLAVIPGDLPQTPILRAAAEDAGARIESFGTGAGNTHRLSDVQAVGTAAVARAQLSGAEMALKIATPGTHFLETALGVLACVAGVGADPARALMALGAWAPPSGRGTRERLQLDPVIEAMSIELIDDAFNANPTSMGAALDMLAQAAPAHDIGRIAKGRRIAILGDMLELGPDEAAMHAALAAHPAMAQITLVHCVGPRMQALHAALPEDKRGRWVETAQALVPHAHALVDAGDVVLVKGSKGSRVSLVVDALRKLGHPASRYES from the coding sequence ATGAGCGCGCTGTGGACCGCCGCCGAGGCGGCTGCGGCCACGGGCGGGCAGGCGCGGGGCGACTGGGCGGTCACCGGCGTGTCCATCGACACCCGCGAACTCGCGCCCGGCGATTTGTTCGTGGCACTGACCGCGGCCCGGGACGGGCATGATTTCGTGGCCCAGGCGCTGGCGGCCGGGGCGGGCGCCGCGCTGGTCTCCCGCATTCCGGAGGGTGTGGCCGAGGACGCGCCCCTGTTGCTGGTGCCCGATGTGCAGACCGCGCTGGAGGCGTTGGGCCGGGCCGGGCGGGCGCGGACCGAGGCCCGGGTGATCGCCATCACCGGCTCGGTCGGCAAGACCTCCGCCAAGGAGATGATGCGCGCGGCCCTTGCCAGCCAGGGTCGGGCCCATGCCGCCGAGCGCAGTTTCAACAACCATTGGGGCGTGCCCCTGACCCTGGCGCGGATGCCCGCGGGCACCGAGGTCGCCGTGATCGAGATCGGCATGAACCATCCCGGCGAGATCGCGCCGCTGGCCCGCATGGCCCGGCCTCATGCGGCGCTGATCACGACCATCGCCGCCGCGCATCTGGAGGCGCTGGGCTCGCTGGAGGCGATCGCAGTCGAGAAGGCGAGCATTTTCGAAGGGCTGGAGCCGGACGGGCTGGCCGTGATCCCCGGCGACCTGCCGCAGACCCCGATCCTGCGCGCCGCCGCCGAGGACGCCGGGGCGCGGATCGAGAGCTTCGGCACGGGCGCGGGCAATACCCACCGGCTGAGCGATGTGCAGGCGGTCGGGACGGCGGCGGTGGCGCGGGCGCAGCTTTCTGGTGCGGAGATGGCGTTGAAGATCGCCACCCCCGGCACCCATTTCCTGGAGACCGCGCTGGGCGTTCTGGCCTGCGTCGCGGGCGTGGGCGCGGACCCGGCGCGCGCCTTGATGGCGCTGGGGGCCTGGGCGCCGCCCTCGGGCCGAGGCACGCGGGAGCGGCTGCAGCTCGACCCGGTGATCGAGGCGATGTCGATCGAGCTGATCGACGATGCGTTCAACGCCAACCCGACCTCGATGGGCGCGGCCCTCGACATGCTGGCCCAGGCTGCCCCCGCCCATGATATCGGGCGGATCGCCAAGGGGCGCCGGATCGCCATTCTCGGCGACATGCTGGAGCTCGGCCCGGACGAGGCCGCGATGCACGCCGCGCTTGCCGCCCATCCCGCCATGGCGCAGATCACCCTGGTGCATTGCGTCGGGCCCCGGATGCAGGCCCTGCACGCGGCCTTGCCCGAGGACAAGCGCGGTCGCTGGGTCGAGACGGCGCAGGCGCTCGTGCCTCACGCGCATGCGCTGGTGGACGCGGGGGACGTGGTTCTGGTCAAGGGGTCAAAGGGCAGCCGGGTCAGCCTTGTTGTTGACGCCCTGCGCAAACTTGGGCATCCCGCATCCCGGTATGAGAGTTAA
- a CDS encoding UDP-N-acetylmuramoyl-L-alanyl-D-glutamate--2,6-diaminopimelate ligase produces the protein MSVGYGPKSLAELGFAERGRPVTGLALDSRQVKEGYLFAGLPGSRVHGAEFIQYALRMGAGAILTDAEGARIARDVLDGAEVTLIVAEDPRQAFSAAAALWYGAQPATMVGVTGTNGKTSVASFTRQLWQGLGHAAANIGTTGIEGDFSADLAHTTPDPLTLHAALAEMAAQGITHAAMEASSHGLDQRRLDGVRLVAAGFTNFSQDHLDYHETFEAYFAAKAGLFSRVLADQGMAVINLDDPKGADMMAIAHGAGAELLTVGTHKDAMLRLTAQRFDADGQEMRFTWKGVAHQARLNLVGGFQASNVLVAMGLVMATGAQVGDLVPLLPRLATVRGRMQKVARRENGATVFVDYAHTPDALKTALRALRPHVLGRLVVVFGAGGDRDSGKRPLMGAAAAAAADVVFVTDDNPRSEDPALIRAQVRAGCPEATDVPDRAEAILRGVDALEPGDVLLIAGKGHETGQTVGDVVYPFDDAEQASVAVAALEGRLA, from the coding sequence ATGAGCGTAGGCTACGGGCCGAAATCGCTGGCGGAGCTGGGCTTCGCGGAACGCGGGCGCCCGGTGACGGGGCTTGCGCTGGACAGTCGGCAGGTCAAGGAGGGCTACTTGTTCGCCGGCCTGCCCGGCAGCCGGGTGCACGGGGCGGAATTCATCCAGTATGCGTTGCGCATGGGGGCGGGGGCGATCCTGACCGATGCGGAGGGCGCGCGGATCGCGCGCGATGTGCTCGACGGCGCCGAGGTCACCCTGATCGTGGCCGAAGACCCGCGCCAGGCGTTTTCCGCCGCGGCCGCCCTGTGGTACGGCGCGCAGCCCGCGACCATGGTCGGCGTGACGGGGACCAATGGCAAGACGTCCGTGGCGAGCTTCACCCGGCAGCTCTGGCAGGGGCTGGGCCACGCGGCGGCCAATATCGGCACCACGGGGATCGAGGGGGATTTTTCCGCCGATCTCGCCCATACCACGCCCGATCCCCTGACCCTGCATGCGGCGCTGGCCGAGATGGCCGCGCAAGGCATCACCCACGCGGCGATGGAGGCGTCGTCCCACGGACTCGACCAGCGGCGGCTGGATGGCGTGCGGCTGGTGGCGGCGGGGTTCACCAATTTCAGCCAGGATCACCTGGACTATCACGAGACGTTCGAGGCGTATTTTGCCGCCAAGGCGGGTCTGTTTTCGCGGGTGCTGGCCGATCAGGGCATGGCGGTGATCAACCTCGACGACCCGAAAGGCGCGGACATGATGGCGATTGCCCATGGGGCGGGGGCCGAGTTGCTGACCGTGGGCACGCACAAGGACGCCATGCTGCGGCTGACCGCGCAGCGCTTCGATGCCGACGGGCAGGAGATGCGGTTCACATGGAAGGGCGTGGCGCACCAGGCGCGGCTCAACCTCGTGGGCGGATTCCAGGCCTCCAACGTGCTGGTGGCTATGGGGCTCGTCATGGCCACGGGCGCGCAGGTCGGGGATCTCGTACCGCTCCTGCCGCGGCTGGCCACGGTGCGCGGCCGGATGCAGAAGGTCGCGCGTCGCGAGAACGGCGCGACGGTCTTCGTGGACTATGCCCATACGCCCGATGCGCTGAAAACGGCGTTGCGCGCGCTCCGCCCCCATGTGCTGGGCCGTCTGGTGGTGGTGTTCGGCGCGGGCGGCGACCGGGATTCGGGCAAGCGCCCCCTGATGGGCGCGGCCGCGGCGGCGGCGGCGGATGTGGTCTTCGTGACCGATGACAATCCCCGCTCCGAAGACCCCGCGCTGATCCGGGCGCAGGTGCGGGCGGGCTGTCCCGAGGCCACGGATGTGCCGGACCGGGCGGAGGCGATCCTGCGCGGGGTCGACGCGCTGGAGCCGGGTGACGTTCTGCTGATCGCGGGCAAGGGGCACGAGACGGGGCAGACGGTGGGCGACGTGGTCTACCCGTTCGACGACGCGGAACAGGCCAGCGTGGCGGTCGCGGCGCTCGAAGGGCGGCTGGCATGA
- a CDS encoding peptidoglycan D,D-transpeptidase FtsI family protein, translated as MSNRLRTPLRPLARILHARQTGGNPDLIERENIRRRHEALRDDWRVMAEQRLLLAACVCLLVFGLVGVRMWAIASEPVAEPVAAVSDARIDAARADIVDREGRVLATNLVSHSLYAQPPLMTEPERSAAELARIFPDLDEARMRDWFTGERKFLWLKRRISPEQMQAVHDIGDPGLQFGPREMRLYPNGALAAHILGGTGFGREGVQSAELIGVAGVEKAFNARLSDPATASTPLALSIDLTVQAVVEDVLASGMRLMNAKGAAAVLMDVHTGEIIAKASLPDFDPNSRPRPLTQGDQGDSPLFNRAVQGVYELGSSFKIFTTAQALELGLVSPETMLDTTSPMTWGRFRIRDFRNYGPELSVTDVIVKSSNVGTARLALQIGGARQKDFLEQLGFLAPTPVEMIEAPGAVPLWPSNWSDIHTMTISYGHGISTSPLHLAAGYASLLNGGTKVTPTLLRQDAPVKGPRVVSERTSRISREMLHAVVERGTASFGRIEGYAIGGKTGTADKPRAAGGGYYDDKVIATFASVFPADDPEYVLVVTLDEPVETSGEEPRRTAGWTAVPVSAEITRRILPLLGLRPTVEYLGDPEITLVSD; from the coding sequence ATGAGCAACCGTCTGCGCACCCCGCTGCGGCCGCTGGCCCGGATCCTGCATGCTCGCCAGACCGGCGGCAATCCCGACCTGATCGAGCGCGAGAACATCCGGCGTCGTCACGAAGCGCTGCGCGACGACTGGCGGGTGATGGCCGAGCAGCGGCTGCTGCTGGCGGCCTGTGTTTGCCTGCTGGTGTTCGGCCTTGTGGGCGTTCGGATGTGGGCCATCGCCTCGGAGCCCGTGGCCGAGCCCGTGGCCGCCGTGAGCGACGCGCGCATCGATGCCGCGCGGGCCGATATCGTCGACCGGGAGGGCCGCGTGCTGGCCACCAACCTGGTGAGCCATTCGCTCTATGCCCAGCCACCCCTGATGACCGAACCGGAACGCTCCGCGGCGGAGCTGGCGCGGATCTTCCCGGACCTCGACGAGGCGCGGATGCGAGACTGGTTCACCGGCGAGCGCAAGTTCCTCTGGCTCAAGCGCCGAATCTCGCCGGAGCAGATGCAGGCGGTCCATGATATCGGCGATCCGGGGCTGCAGTTCGGGCCACGCGAGATGCGGCTTTACCCCAACGGCGCCCTGGCGGCGCATATCCTGGGTGGTACTGGTTTCGGGCGCGAGGGGGTGCAATCGGCCGAACTGATCGGTGTCGCGGGGGTCGAGAAGGCCTTCAACGCGCGGCTGAGCGATCCCGCCACGGCCTCGACCCCGCTGGCGCTGTCGATCGACCTGACCGTGCAGGCGGTGGTGGAGGATGTGCTGGCCTCGGGCATGCGGCTGATGAATGCCAAGGGGGCCGCGGCGGTTTTGATGGATGTGCATACGGGCGAGATCATCGCCAAGGCGTCCTTGCCGGATTTCGACCCCAACTCCCGCCCCCGGCCCCTGACCCAGGGCGACCAGGGGGACAGCCCGCTCTTCAACCGGGCGGTGCAGGGGGTCTACGAGCTGGGCTCGTCGTTCAAGATCTTCACCACCGCGCAGGCGCTGGAACTGGGCCTGGTGAGCCCCGAAACCATGCTCGACACCACCAGCCCGATGACCTGGGGCCGGTTCCGGATCCGGGATTTCCGCAATTACGGGCCCGAACTGAGCGTGACGGACGTGATCGTCAAAAGCTCCAACGTCGGCACGGCGCGGCTGGCGCTGCAGATCGGCGGGGCGCGGCAGAAGGATTTCCTCGAACAGCTGGGCTTTCTCGCGCCCACCCCGGTGGAAATGATCGAGGCGCCGGGGGCCGTCCCGCTCTGGCCGTCGAACTGGTCCGACATCCACACCATGACCATCAGCTATGGCCACGGCATCTCGACCTCGCCGCTGCACCTGGCGGCAGGCTATGCCTCGCTCCTCAATGGCGGGACGAAGGTGACGCCGACGCTGCTGCGTCAGGACGCGCCGGTGAAGGGGCCGCGCGTGGTGTCGGAGCGGACCTCGCGGATCTCGCGGGAGATGCTGCACGCGGTGGTCGAGCGGGGCACGGCGAGCTTTGGGCGCATCGAGGGCTATGCCATCGGCGGCAAGACCGGCACAGCTGACAAGCCCCGCGCGGCGGGCGGCGGATATTACGACGACAAGGTGATCGCCACCTTTGCTTCGGTCTTTCCCGCGGACGATCCGGAATACGTGCTGGTCGTGACCCTGGACGAGCCGGTGGAGACCTCAGGCGAGGAGCCGCGCCGCACCGCGGGCTGGACCGCCGTGCCGGTCTCGGCCGAGATCACCCGGCGCATCCTGCCGCTTCTGGGATTGCGGCCCACCGTTGAATATCTCGGGGATCCTGAGATAACGCTGGTGAGCGACTGA
- the ftsL gene encoding cell division protein FtsL, translating to MRTLLYTLAIGSVVGLAYWAYQENFETQQALKRLSAVQAQIGDTREALAVQRAEWAYLNRPDRLADLVKLNFEDLELLPLTPGHFGLVEQVAYPRPPSLEGALIDTIEVSEQNVGRRP from the coding sequence ATGAGGACGCTGCTTTATACCCTCGCAATCGGCTCGGTGGTCGGTTTGGCCTACTGGGCCTATCAAGAGAATTTCGAGACCCAGCAGGCGCTGAAACGCCTCAGCGCGGTGCAGGCGCAGATCGGCGATACCCGCGAGGCGCTGGCGGTGCAGCGCGCGGAGTGGGCCTATCTGAACCGGCCGGATCGGTTGGCCGACCTGGTGAAGCTCAATTTCGAGGACCTGGAGCTTCTGCCGCTCACGCCCGGGCATTTCGGCCTGGTGGAGCAGGTGGCCTATCCGCGACCGCCCTCGCTGGAGGGGGCGTTGATCGACACCATCGAGGTGAGTGAGCAGAACGTGGGACGGCGGCCATGA
- the rsmH gene encoding 16S rRNA (cytosine(1402)-N(4))-methyltransferase RsmH, whose protein sequence is MVAAQDPPNAPHIPVLLEPILTRCAPITGTWLDGTFGAGGYARGLLEAGADRVIGVDQDPLALEMAADWAGDYGDRLRLVAGNFEALDAHAGGPLDGVVLDLGVSSMQLDRAERGFSFLRDGPLDMRMAQHGRSAADLVAEEDADMLADILFHLGEERAARRIARAIVAARAVAPITRTSQLAEIVASCLPRPKPGQSHAATRSFQALRIAVNDELGALVRGLEAAEGALEPGGWLAVVTFHSIEDRIVKRFFTQASGGAGRANRYAPETEDTPARFRLEPRKAIAPTEAEVAANPRARSARLRIGRRTAAPAMPADRAALGLPHLYTLTETP, encoded by the coding sequence ATGGTCGCGGCGCAAGATCCCCCCAACGCGCCCCATATCCCGGTTCTGCTGGAGCCGATCCTCACCCGCTGCGCACCGATCACGGGCACCTGGCTCGACGGCACCTTCGGGGCGGGGGGCTATGCGCGCGGGTTGCTGGAGGCCGGGGCGGACCGGGTGATCGGGGTGGATCAGGACCCTCTGGCGCTGGAGATGGCTGCGGATTGGGCCGGGGATTACGGCGACCGGCTGCGGCTGGTGGCGGGGAATTTCGAAGCGTTGGATGCCCATGCGGGCGGGCCGTTGGACGGCGTCGTGCTTGATCTGGGCGTGTCGTCGATGCAGCTTGACCGGGCCGAGCGGGGGTTCTCGTTTCTGCGCGACGGGCCGCTGGACATGCGTATGGCGCAGCACGGGCGCTCGGCGGCGGACCTGGTGGCCGAGGAAGACGCGGACATGCTGGCCGATATCCTGTTCCATCTGGGCGAGGAACGCGCCGCGCGCCGGATCGCACGAGCCATCGTGGCGGCGCGGGCTGTCGCACCGATCACCCGGACATCGCAGCTGGCCGAGATCGTGGCGAGTTGCCTGCCGCGCCCCAAGCCGGGCCAGAGCCATGCCGCCACGCGCAGTTTCCAGGCCCTGCGCATCGCGGTGAATGACGAGTTGGGCGCGCTGGTGCGCGGGCTGGAGGCGGCGGAAGGGGCGCTGGAGCCCGGCGGCTGGCTGGCGGTCGTGACGTTTCATTCCATCGAGGACCGCATCGTGAAGCGGTTTTTCACCCAGGCCAGTGGCGGCGCCGGGCGTGCCAACCGCTATGCGCCCGAGACCGAAGACACGCCCGCCCGCTTCAGGCTGGAGCCGCGCAAGGCCATCGCGCCCACGGAAGCCGAGGTCGCCGCCAACCCGCGCGCCCGGTCGGCCCGGCTGCGCATCGGGCGGCGCACGGCCGCGCCGGCGATGCCGGCTGATCGCGCGGCCCTTGGCCTGCCGCATCTCTACACCCTGACGGAGACACCATGA
- the mraZ gene encoding division/cell wall cluster transcriptional repressor MraZ — protein sequence MARMFRGESVHKVDSKGRVSIPANFRRVLEDNDPRWTAGGNPELVIVYGDHRQNYLECYTMAAMAEVDAKIARLPRGSKPRRMLETLFTGQAHETSVDETGRLVLPAKLRAKIGLEGEAHFLATGDTFQILSPEGYAAKMGEMGSWLDDLDEDVDPLTFLEPTPPPGETH from the coding sequence GTGGCGCGCATGTTCCGAGGCGAAAGCGTCCACAAGGTGGACAGCAAGGGCAGGGTGTCGATCCCGGCCAATTTTCGCCGTGTGCTGGAGGATAACGATCCCCGCTGGACCGCCGGTGGCAACCCCGAACTGGTGATCGTCTATGGCGATCACCGTCAGAATTACCTCGAATGCTATACCATGGCCGCGATGGCGGAGGTCGACGCCAAGATCGCGCGCCTGCCGCGTGGCTCCAAACCGCGCCGGATGCTCGAGACGCTGTTCACCGGGCAGGCGCACGAGACCTCGGTGGACGAGACCGGGCGCCTGGTGCTGCCTGCCAAGCTGCGCGCCAAGATCGGGCTGGAGGGCGAGGCGCATTTCCTGGCCACCGGCGATACGTTTCAGATCCTGTCGCCCGAGGGCTATGCCGCGAAGATGGGCGAGATGGGCAGCTGGCTGGACGATCTCGACGAAGATGTGGACCCGCTCACCTTCCTGGAGCCCACGCCGCCGCCGGGCGAGACGCACTAG
- a CDS encoding Mrp/NBP35 family ATP-binding protein, translating into MTRDDILAALAKVSVPGGGDLVSRDLVRALAVEGTTVRFVIEAESAEAAQGLAQVRDAAEAAVKALPGVEDVQAVLTAHGPKSAPKAAPAGEPPSLKIGRHPTPDKGQGPAKIAGVDRILAVGSGKGGVGKSTVSSNLAVALARQGRRVGLLDADIYGPSQPRMMGVSKRPASPDGKTILPLTAHGVTMMSIGLMLDPAKAVVWRGPMLMGALQQMLSQVAWGELDVLIVDLPPGTGDVQMTLCQRSAVTGAIVVSTPQDVALLDARKALDMFNTLKTPVLGLIENMSSYHCPKCGHEAHLFGHGGVRAEAEALGLPFLGELPLSIDVRVAGDGGTPIAAGDGPEAEAYARLAEGLVRGGMA; encoded by the coding sequence GTGACACGCGATGATATTCTTGCTGCACTTGCGAAGGTGTCGGTGCCCGGCGGCGGCGACCTGGTCTCACGCGACCTGGTGCGGGCGTTGGCGGTCGAGGGGACCACGGTCCGCTTCGTGATCGAGGCCGAGAGCGCCGAGGCCGCGCAGGGCTTGGCCCAGGTGCGGGACGCGGCGGAGGCGGCGGTCAAGGCCCTGCCAGGGGTGGAGGACGTTCAGGCGGTGCTGACCGCGCATGGACCGAAATCCGCGCCCAAGGCTGCACCGGCGGGCGAGCCGCCGAGCCTCAAGATCGGGCGGCATCCGACGCCGGACAAGGGGCAGGGGCCCGCCAAGATCGCCGGTGTCGACCGTATTCTGGCCGTTGGTTCGGGCAAGGGCGGCGTGGGCAAATCCACGGTGTCGTCGAACCTTGCCGTGGCGCTGGCGCGTCAGGGGCGGCGGGTCGGGCTGCTGGATGCGGATATATACGGTCCGTCGCAGCCGCGGATGATGGGCGTGTCCAAGCGGCCTGCCTCGCCCGATGGCAAGACGATCCTGCCGCTGACCGCCCACGGGGTGACGATGATGTCCATTGGCCTGATGCTGGACCCGGCCAAGGCGGTGGTCTGGCGCGGCCCGATGCTGATGGGGGCGTTGCAGCAGATGCTGAGCCAGGTGGCCTGGGGCGAGTTGGACGTGTTGATCGTCGATCTGCCGCCGGGGACGGGGGATGTGCAGATGACCCTGTGCCAGCGCAGTGCGGTCACGGGCGCGATCGTAGTCTCGACCCCGCAGGATGTGGCCTTGCTGGACGCGCGCAAGGCGCTGGACATGTTCAACACGCTCAAGACGCCGGTTCTGGGCCTGATCGAGAACATGTCGAGCTATCACTGTCCCAAATGCGGGCACGAGGCGCATCTGTTCGGCCATGGCGGCGTGCGGGCGGAGGCCGAGGCGCTGGGCCTGCCCTTCCTGGGGGAGCTGCCCCTGAGCATCGACGTGCGGGTCGCGGGCGACGGGGGCACCCCGATTGCAGCCGGGGACGGGCCCGAGGCGGAGGCTTACGCCCGACTGGCCGAGGGGCTGGTGCGTGGCGGCATGGCTTGA
- a CDS encoding Lrp/AsnC family transcriptional regulator, producing the protein MAKLDQINERILHELSCDGRLSNLDLAERVGLSPSACLRRVQELERTGIIQGYKAVLNRAALGQGFTVYIAVGLSEHTKADQTGFERAVANAPEVRECHNVTGTVEYLLRVEVADLAAYKTFHTDVLGTLPQVSSLTSYVVMDSPKDARAC; encoded by the coding sequence ATGGCGAAATTGGACCAGATCAACGAAAGGATATTGCATGAGCTGAGCTGCGATGGCCGGCTCAGCAATCTCGACCTGGCGGAGCGCGTGGGGCTTTCGCCCTCGGCCTGCCTGCGCCGGGTTCAGGAGTTGGAGCGCACGGGAATCATCCAGGGCTACAAGGCGGTGCTGAACCGCGCGGCGCTGGGGCAGGGGTTTACCGTCTATATCGCGGTGGGACTGTCGGAGCATACAAAGGCCGACCAGACCGGGTTCGAGCGGGCGGTCGCCAATGCGCCAGAGGTGCGGGAGTGCCACAACGTGACCGGCACGGTGGAATACCTGCTGCGGGTGGAGGTGGCGGATCTCGCCGCTTACAAGACGTTTCACACCGATGTGCTGGGCACGCTGCCGCAGGTCTCCAGCCTGACATCCTATGTGGTAATGGACAGTCCCAAGGATGCGCGGGCTTGCTGA
- a CDS encoding LysE family translocator has product MTLDTLLALMAFALVSSITPGPNNLMVLTSGANFGMRRTLPHLLGISLGHAFMVLLLGLGLGEVFVAWPPAHTLLKAASLAYMLWLAWKIAHAAAPEGGAGTGKPFTFLQAAAFQWVNPKAWIMGVTAVTVYAAPGGGALGAALVALAFCATNFPSVSVWAWMGTQVARWLRDPARLRAFNWTMAVLLIASMVPVLFG; this is encoded by the coding sequence ATGACACTGGATACACTCCTCGCCCTCATGGCCTTCGCGCTGGTCTCTTCGATCACGCCGGGGCCGAACAACCTCATGGTGCTGACCTCGGGGGCCAATTTCGGGATGCGCCGCACCCTTCCGCACCTGCTGGGCATCAGCCTGGGCCATGCCTTCATGGTGCTGCTGCTGGGGCTGGGCCTTGGCGAGGTGTTCGTCGCCTGGCCCCCGGCCCACACCCTCCTGAAGGCTGCCAGCCTTGCCTACATGCTCTGGCTCGCCTGGAAGATCGCCCATGCCGCCGCCCCCGAGGGCGGGGCAGGCACAGGCAAACCCTTCACATTCTTGCAGGCCGCCGCGTTCCAATGGGTCAATCCCAAGGCCTGGATCATGGGGGTGACGGCGGTGACGGTCTACGCCGCCCCCGGGGGCGGGGCGCTGGGGGCGGCCCTGGTGGCGCTGGCGTTTTGCGCCACGAACTTCCCTTCGGTTTCGGTCTGGGCCTGGATGGGCACGCAAGTCGCCCGCTGGCTGCGCGACCCCGCACGGCTGCGCGCCTTCAACTGGACCATGGCGGTGCTGCTCATCGCCTCGATGGTGCCGGTCCTGTTCGGATAG